In Archangium violaceum, the following are encoded in one genomic region:
- a CDS encoding protein kinase domain-containing protein has protein sequence MTRHNDDSQGTPLEARPVSEGRDSSDFGDSFLREVSQFSLAFPAPRPGERLGGRDGRRFEILGRLGKGGMGLVVRARDELLQRIVALKFISSGRELTRESLDQLIQEEARLVAQLDHENIVRIFDVSEWKGTPFLIMEYLEGQSLDTLLRRGALEPRRALRILSDVTAGLAHAHSRQVLHRDLKPSNVFILPDGRVKLLDFGLGGFASSLGFDLLKSGTPAFMAPEQWRGQPQDMRTDTWAVGLLLYQMLTGELPHPAGNLRMLRKRVLSAEPVPSVRARHPDLPETVDRFLARALAKDPSRRFQSALEMYERLRVLEWSLAPSDEATPPRFTPHRRQVTLVCCRLTGHLASLDPEDLSDVQAAFHQACSRILEHHGGWVTLRMGDEVLGCFGYPLIREEDVVCAVRAALELTRMVEELPRAFQSELAVQVGVHTDLVVLDVSEPSAPSGRHSPSIRGEAPHLARWLARQAEPQTVDLSENTWQGAQGNFVTEPLGQRFFQSSLGPMRVGVHRLRSERPETTRFGRALARGLTPLVGRSAELRQLFAWWEEARRGQGTVVLLSGEAGIGKSRLIQELSEHVVHEGGVLVSSQCWPQLSRSAFHPVLEWVTHLAALEPEASPERRRDHLEEVLRSLDMPLPESLLLLGQLLGLPPREELPPLLLSPEQQRARTLETLTTLLLRLSARLPGRHGQGPLLLVLEDLHWVDPSTLRFLSRLGELIDGTRLLLLLSARPELRLSLRQHPRFHLLVLDRLAADETAEMVRRLIGNRPEPSAETVALLVRRTEGIPLFVEEMTRSMVLTHGSQSTAEGTLPVTLQELLLARLDPLPPEQKELAWKGAVIGRGFTEAQLAALSERGGSTLRRDLEELVEAGLLLHTGEEPELRYEFRHALIQEAAYESLVKPRRRQYHHQIAVLLEHPVSGAPTAPPELIAHHYTRAGELLPAVRYWALAGELALNRSAFEESISHLEQALRLFKRLPGAARRVEEELRLLVLLGQALIAARNYSAPEVEQLYARIAQLFHDVRNTPILVSASMGLFNRNLMRLNFPLARELSEQIVSLGQRVHEPQLRVVGRLMGGSNCLIQGDVLGAVPLLEEAVALGTSERERAPRTLGMLEPDPLAMAQAYLALTLTLRCEQREGQRLSDSALCRTEQLGHPYTFVLVSTVTNALYQMRFDARRVLAMTEREGLIYEQNPSLRVESWMPVLRGWALVLTGQRREEGYTLMLEGLDHLRQNHAETGWPYLLCLLADARARLGMIPEGLAAVAEGLAWGERTGQHLEEAELYRLRGELLLLDGETARAVNEFQESSRSARRSGARCVELRATLRLCQLQRGQDRLRHAERLLRDALAPLPPGLDSPELRVARALLDGLQDEHFDEHELERLMSAAPWELGHIREGSSPTFMEPL, from the coding sequence CGGAAAGGGAGGCATGGGGTTGGTCGTCCGCGCCCGTGACGAGCTGTTGCAGCGCATCGTGGCGCTCAAGTTCATCTCCTCGGGCCGGGAGCTCACGCGGGAGTCGTTGGACCAGCTGATCCAGGAGGAGGCCCGGCTCGTGGCCCAGCTCGACCACGAGAACATCGTCCGCATCTTCGATGTCTCCGAATGGAAGGGCACTCCCTTCCTCATCATGGAGTACCTGGAGGGACAGTCGCTCGACACGCTGCTGCGGCGCGGAGCACTGGAGCCCCGGCGGGCCCTGCGCATCCTGAGCGACGTCACGGCCGGGCTGGCGCATGCCCACTCGCGCCAGGTCCTCCATCGGGATCTCAAGCCGAGCAATGTCTTCATCCTCCCGGACGGGCGGGTGAAGCTGCTCGACTTCGGCCTGGGTGGGTTCGCCTCCTCGCTCGGGTTCGACCTGTTGAAATCGGGCACGCCCGCCTTCATGGCACCGGAGCAATGGCGGGGGCAGCCGCAGGACATGCGCACCGACACCTGGGCGGTCGGGCTGCTGCTGTACCAGATGCTCACCGGGGAGCTGCCCCATCCCGCGGGGAACCTCCGGATGCTCCGCAAGCGGGTGCTCTCGGCCGAGCCCGTGCCGTCGGTGCGCGCGCGCCATCCGGATCTGCCCGAGACGGTGGACCGGTTCCTGGCACGGGCGCTCGCCAAGGATCCCTCCCGGCGCTTCCAGAGCGCCCTCGAGATGTATGAGCGGCTGCGGGTGCTGGAGTGGAGCCTGGCCCCCTCGGACGAGGCGACGCCTCCACGCTTCACGCCCCACCGCCGGCAGGTGACGCTGGTGTGCTGCCGGCTCACGGGGCATCTGGCGTCCCTGGATCCCGAGGACCTGAGCGACGTGCAGGCGGCGTTCCACCAGGCCTGCTCGCGCATCCTCGAGCATCACGGGGGCTGGGTGACGCTCCGCATGGGTGACGAGGTGCTGGGCTGCTTCGGTTATCCCCTGATCCGGGAGGAGGACGTCGTGTGCGCGGTGCGGGCCGCGCTCGAGCTCACGCGGATGGTGGAGGAGCTGCCGCGGGCCTTCCAGTCCGAGCTCGCGGTCCAGGTGGGCGTGCATACGGATCTGGTGGTGCTGGACGTGTCCGAGCCCTCCGCGCCGAGTGGACGACACTCGCCCTCCATTCGCGGCGAGGCGCCCCACCTGGCGAGATGGTTGGCGAGGCAGGCGGAACCCCAGACGGTGGACCTGAGCGAGAACACTTGGCAGGGCGCTCAGGGAAACTTCGTGACGGAGCCGCTGGGCCAGCGGTTCTTCCAGTCGTCGCTGGGGCCGATGCGGGTGGGTGTCCACCGGCTGCGGAGCGAGCGGCCGGAGACCACCCGCTTCGGGAGGGCGCTGGCCCGGGGCCTCACGCCGCTGGTGGGCCGGAGCGCGGAGCTCCGCCAGCTCTTCGCCTGGTGGGAGGAGGCCCGGCGCGGACAGGGTACGGTGGTGCTGCTCAGCGGTGAGGCGGGAATCGGCAAGTCCCGGCTCATCCAGGAGCTGAGCGAGCACGTGGTTCACGAGGGGGGCGTCCTCGTGTCCAGCCAGTGCTGGCCACAGCTCAGCCGCAGCGCCTTCCATCCGGTGCTCGAATGGGTGACGCACCTGGCCGCGCTGGAACCAGAGGCATCACCCGAGCGGCGGAGGGACCACCTGGAGGAAGTGCTGCGCTCCCTCGACATGCCCCTGCCGGAGAGCCTGCTGCTGCTCGGGCAGCTCCTGGGCCTGCCCCCTCGCGAGGAGCTGCCTCCGCTGCTGCTGTCTCCCGAGCAGCAACGCGCACGGACCCTGGAGACGCTGACCACCTTGCTGCTGCGGCTGTCGGCGCGGCTCCCGGGGAGGCATGGACAGGGGCCGCTGCTCCTCGTGCTCGAGGATCTGCACTGGGTGGATCCCTCCACGCTGCGCTTCCTCTCACGCCTGGGGGAGCTCATCGACGGCACCCGGTTGCTCCTGCTGTTGAGCGCTCGCCCCGAGCTGCGGCTCTCCTTGCGGCAGCACCCCCGCTTCCACCTGCTCGTGCTCGATCGGCTCGCGGCGGACGAGACCGCGGAGATGGTGCGGCGGCTCATCGGAAACCGGCCCGAGCCGTCGGCGGAGACGGTCGCGCTGCTGGTGCGGCGGACGGAGGGCATTCCGCTCTTCGTCGAGGAGATGACCCGCAGCATGGTGCTCACGCATGGCTCCCAGAGCACCGCGGAGGGCACGCTGCCCGTCACCTTGCAGGAACTACTCCTGGCCCGGTTGGATCCGCTCCCTCCCGAGCAGAAGGAGCTGGCGTGGAAGGGGGCCGTGATTGGCCGAGGCTTCACGGAGGCACAACTGGCCGCCCTCTCGGAGCGGGGTGGCTCCACGCTGAGGAGGGATCTCGAGGAGCTGGTCGAGGCGGGACTGCTCCTGCACACCGGAGAGGAGCCGGAGCTTCGTTACGAGTTCAGACATGCCCTCATCCAGGAGGCCGCCTACGAGTCCCTGGTGAAGCCTCGCAGGCGGCAGTACCACCATCAGATCGCGGTGCTCCTGGAGCACCCGGTGTCGGGAGCTCCCACCGCTCCGCCCGAGCTGATCGCCCACCATTACACCCGGGCCGGGGAACTGCTCCCCGCCGTCCGGTACTGGGCCCTGGCCGGGGAGCTGGCCTTGAATCGCTCGGCGTTCGAGGAGTCCATCAGTCACCTGGAACAGGCGCTGCGGTTGTTCAAACGCTTGCCGGGAGCGGCCCGGCGCGTCGAGGAGGAGCTCCGGCTGCTGGTGCTGCTCGGCCAGGCCCTGATCGCCGCCCGCAACTACTCTGCGCCCGAGGTGGAGCAGCTCTACGCGCGCATCGCGCAGCTCTTCCATGACGTGAGGAACACGCCCATCCTCGTCTCCGCCAGCATGGGCCTCTTCAACCGGAACCTGATGCGGTTGAACTTCCCGCTGGCCCGCGAGCTGTCGGAGCAGATCGTCTCCCTGGGCCAGCGCGTCCACGAGCCCCAGCTCCGGGTGGTCGGCCGGTTGATGGGGGGATCGAACTGCCTGATCCAGGGAGATGTTCTCGGAGCGGTGCCCCTGCTCGAGGAGGCCGTGGCCCTGGGGACCTCGGAAAGGGAGCGGGCACCCCGGACGCTGGGCATGCTCGAGCCCGATCCGTTGGCCATGGCCCAGGCCTATCTGGCCCTGACCCTGACCCTCCGGTGCGAGCAGCGAGAGGGTCAGCGGCTCAGCGATTCCGCGCTGTGCCGCACCGAGCAGCTGGGCCACCCCTACACCTTCGTCCTGGTCAGCACCGTGACCAACGCCCTGTACCAGATGCGGTTCGACGCGCGGCGGGTGCTCGCGATGACGGAGCGGGAGGGCCTCATCTACGAGCAGAACCCGTCCCTGCGCGTGGAGTCGTGGATGCCCGTCCTGAGGGGATGGGCGCTCGTGCTGACGGGCCAGCGGCGGGAAGAGGGCTACACCCTGATGCTCGAGGGGCTCGATCACCTGCGGCAGAACCACGCGGAGACGGGTTGGCCCTACCTGCTCTGCCTGCTCGCGGATGCGCGCGCGCGGCTGGGGATGATTCCCGAGGGTCTGGCGGCGGTGGCGGAGGGACTGGCCTGGGGCGAGCGGACGGGACAGCACCTCGAGGAGGCCGAGCTGTACCGGCTGCGAGGCGAGCTCCTGCTTCTCGATGGCGAGACCGCCAGGGCGGTGAACGAATTCCAGGAGTCCTCGCGGAGCGCCCGCCGATCCGGCGCCCGGTGTGTCGAGCTTCGGGCCACCTTGCGTCTGTGCCAGCTGCAGCGGGGGCAGGACCGGCTCCGCCACGCGGAGCGCCTGCTGCGGGACGCCCTCGCGCCCCTGCCACCGGGCCTCGACTCGCCCGAGCTCCGCGTCGCGAGGGCGCTGCTCGACGGACTCCAGGACGAGCACTTCGACGAGCATGAGCTGGAGCGGCTCATGTCCGCCGCTCCCTGGGAGCTCGGTCACATCCGCGAAGGGTCTTCTCCAACTTTCATGGAACCACTCTGA